The DNA sequence gaggggctgaggggtgggggaaccTGGTGAGGTGACCGGGAGGTTGGGGGGGCAGTTGTCAAGTCGCAGAGGCCCTGGAGGGAGATCCCCGGACTTGCTGGGGTCACACGGGAGGTAAGGAGTTGAGGCTGGGGGCGGGACCCAGAGCACCTCTGAGCCGGGCTGGGGCGACCTTCACGCcaaaccctgcccccccccccccccgcaaggaAACTGACGCTAGGAGAGGCGTCCAGAACCCCCAGCTCCAGGCCCCACCCACCTGTGCCGCCTTGGCAGTCAGATCTGCCGAGGAAAAGCTACGGCGGCTGCCTGTGGTGGGCAGCCTGGGGactgcctggaggaggggacgTGGCAGTCAAGCAGTAACGTTTATTTGGAGAGGGACTTTGTAACGGGGAGCGGGGGCAGCTCGTGCCGGCCCCCGTCACGGAAGGGCCCCGGACGCGCGGCCTCcgggagggaggctgggccccGGGGGGGGCTCCGCACCTGCTCCGTTGCATGCGGTTACCCAGAATGCCCGGCGAGGCGACCGCCCCTCCTCCCCCGACGCCCGCCTCGCGGCGGGCGGGAGGCTCCGGGgcggcctggggggaggggggtgggggtggggcacgtGGGCCCGCGCCCCGGACCTTCTCCCGGTTTCCcccgcgccggccccgcccccggcccggcccgcaaCCGCCCGCGCTGACCCAGCGCCCCTcgtgctccccgccccccccccccccccggcctcccCGCGCGGACCGCGGGGCCCAGGTTCCACGCGGGCGCGGCGGACGACGGCGGGGGCTACACGGTGGAGGTCAGCATCAACGACTACCTGGACATCTACTGCCCGCACTACGGGGCGCCGCTGCCGCCGGCCGAGCGCATGGAGCACTACGTGCTGTACATGGTCAACGGCGAGGGCCACGCGTCCTGCGACCACCGGCAGCGCGGCTTCAAGCGCTGGGAGTGCAACCGGCCCGCGGCGCCCGGGGGGCCGCTCAAGTTCTCGGAGAAGTTCCAGCTCTTCACGCCCTTCTCCCTCGGCTTCGAGTTCCGTCCGGGCCATGAGTACTACTACATCTGTGAGTGCGGGGGcgcgggggtgcgggggggggggggggtctgaggaGCAGGGCgtggggggagcaggaggaggcagagacaaTGTGGCAGTGTGGAAGGGGGGGAGAGCgggtggggggggcacagg is a window from the Leopardus geoffroyi isolate Oge1 chromosome A2, O.geoffroyi_Oge1_pat1.0, whole genome shotgun sequence genome containing:
- the EFNA2 gene encoding ephrin-A2 isoform X2, which encodes MKLVSSPRFHAGAADDGGGYTVEVSINDYLDIYCPHYGAPLPPAERMEHYVLYMVNGEGHASCDHRQRGFKRWECNRPAAPGGPLKFSEKFQLFTPFSLGFEFRPGHEYYYISATPPNAVDRPCLRLKVYVRPTNETLYEAPEPIFTSNNSCSGLGACQLVLSTVPVLWTLLGS